Below is a window of Sulfurisphaera ohwakuensis DNA.
GATAATCAAATAGAAAATCTTTCAATTCCATTAAGGATTATCTCTGGTTGGGTGGGACTGGCTTAGTTGGTTTGTTTGGACTTTCAATTCCATTAAGGATTATCGTCAGGGTATTTAGGTTTTAGAACCCAGGCTTCTAATAACTTTCAATTCCATTAAGGATTATCATAAACTTTATGCTTTACATAAACAATAGAGCATAATATAACTTTCAATTCCATTAAGGATTATCAACTTCTTCCCATGAATTACCCTCTGCTACGATATTCCTATTTTCTTTCAATTCCATTAAGGATTATCATGACCCGTTATTTTCGCAATAACTGCAGGGTCTACGGCTTTCAATTCCATTAAGGATTATCAAGACCAGACTCACTATAGCCATTTTCCATCACTTTTTCTCTTTCAATTCCATTAAGGATTATCTGATTGTTTTTATATTACTTCTTATGTTATTTTCTTCGTTTCTACTATATAAGCTTTTCTCTATGTTACATATTTATCATTACTGAATTTTTAGTATTCCCTTGAAAAAATGGGAATACTAAAAAGAGAAATAGGTTGAATGTTCTTTACAAAGATACTCTTATTAATCATTTATAAATTGAAAGAAATTCCCGATAAAAAACGGGAATAACGACAAAGCTATTTTATTTATTTTCTATTATTTTCTTGATTTAATTTACTTATCAATATTCCAAGCTTCGTAGGATAAATTCCATCTCCTCTACCCTTCTGATAAACTAGTCTTCTCTTTTTTAATATCCCTACAACATTCATAGTAGTTTTAAGTTTCTTCCCAGTCATCTCAGCTATTACTTCTTGTCTTATCCCAGGATTGGCTACGACTGTACTCAAAACCCTCAAGAGTTCACTACTCAATCCCTCAGCTGCAGTCCTAAAATCCTCAATCTGGAAACTTACTTCTTCATCCTCTTCAAGATAAATTCTACCCACTCTCTTGTTTACTGCTACCGCTAAAATTATCCCGATCGCTAAGGTCTTACTTTCACCTCCAGAGATGTCAACAATTAGGGGATCTTTTACTTCTTTCAATATTTCACTTACCTGATCAACCACATGAAATATATCCTTAACCTCAATTTCTTTTACCACAGAATCCCTCAAACCCATTTTGCTCATTACAGCACTTAAACCGTTAATAGC
It encodes the following:
- a CDS encoding CRISPR-associated transcriptional regulator Csa3 — translated: MKSYIFTLGIHEDFAVRRLVSTNVGRDDVIVVLVKSPMTGGNRRAINGLSAVMSKMGLRDSVVKEIEVKDIFHVVDQVSEILKEVKDPLIVDISGGESKTLAIGIILAVAVNKRVGRIYLEEDEEVSFQIEDFRTAAEGLSSELLRVLSTVVANPGIRQEVIAEMTGKKLKTTMNVVGILKKRRLVYQKGRGDGIYPTKLGILISKLNQENNRK